Proteins co-encoded in one Arachis hypogaea cultivar Tifrunner chromosome 13, arahy.Tifrunner.gnm2.J5K5, whole genome shotgun sequence genomic window:
- the LOC112738097 gene encoding protein NRT1/ PTR FAMILY 1.2-like encodes MEISIDEEKSTQQLTSKKGGVRTMPFIIANETFENVASVGLHINMILYLLYEYHFDPATGAIIIFLWNAMSNFMPIFGAFLSDSLLGRFRVIAGGTVMELLGLVVLWLTAIIRSARPPECHAQPCPTPTPPQLLLLISSLALTAIGAGGIRPCSIAFGADQINHPENPQNERNMKSFFNWYYVSVGISVMVAVIFIVYIQAKYGWIVGFGIPVGLMIVSATVFFLGSLLYVKVKPNKSLFTGFAQVIAAAWKNRHLALPPNNSETSWYFKNGSNLVEPTNKARYLNKACMIKNRERELDSDGIPVDPWNLCTVRQVEELKAIIKVLPMWSTGIILATIISQHSFSVVQAGSMDRHLFGLELPPTSFSVFLILSLTIWVAIYDRLLIPLLKSRGLTLKHRMGAGLVLSCLAMVVAALVERKRRNEAIKEGFIDNPKGVVHMSAMWLVPQYCLTGLAEALNAIGQIEFYYSQFPKTMSSIAVALFYLGLGMGNLVASIIVKVVNVGTRRSNGVSWLSTNLNRGYYDYYYALLSILSFINVLYFLLCSWIYGNTQDINNWDDEQEADHGIHKI; translated from the exons ATGGAGATTTCAATTGATGAAGAGAAATCCACCCAACAACTTACAAGCAAAAAGGGTGGCGTTCGAACCATGCCTTTTATCATAG cAAATGAGACCTTCGAAAATGTTGCAAGTGTAGGTCTGCATATAAATATGATATTGTACTTACTGTATGAGTATCATTTTGATCCTGCAACCGGAGCTATCATTATATTCCTGTGGAATGCCATGTCCAATTTCATGCCTATCTTTGGCGCTTTTCTTTCTGATTCTCTCCTTGGAAGATTTCGTGTTATTGCAGGAGGAACTGTCATGGAGCTTCTT GGCCTAGTTGTGTTGTGGCTTACTGCAATCATACGGAGTGCAAGGCCTCCGGAGTGTCACGCGCAGCCATGTCCAACTCCGACGCCACCTCAACTGCTGCTTCTTATCTCTTCCCTTGCTTTAACAGCTATAGGAGCTGGTGGCATTAGGCCATGCTCCATAGCCTTTGGTGCTGATCAAATCAACCACCCTGAGAACCCTCAAAATGAGAGGAATATGAAGAGCTTCTTCAATTGGTACTATGTTTCGGTTGGAATATCAGTGATGGTGGCAGTGATATTCATTGTGTACATTCAAGCCAAATATGGATGGATTGTAGGTTTTGGGATTCCTGTAGGGCTAATGATAGTTTCAGCAAcagtgttcttcttgggttctcTCTTGTATGTCAAAGTGAAACCAAATAAGAGTTTATTCACAGGATTTGCACAAGTGATTGCCGCAGCTTGGAAAAACAGACACTTGGCCTTGCCTCCTAACAATTCTGAAACCAGTTGGTATTTCAAAAATGGATCAAATCTCGTTGAACCAACAAATAAAGCAAG GTACCTGAACAAGGCTTGCATGATCAAgaacagagagagagagttggaCTCTGATGGAATTCCGGTTGATCCATGGAATCTATGCACAGTGAGACAAGTGGAAGAGTTGAAAGCAATTATCAAAGTGCTTCCCATGTGGTCCACCGGAATCATCCTTGCCACCATCATCTCCCAGCACAGTTTCTCTGTGGTCCAAGCAGGCAGCATGGACCGCCACCTCTTTGGATTAGAGCTTCCACCAACTAGCTTCAGTGTCTTCTTGATCCTCTCTTTAACCATATGGGTTGCCATCTACGACCGCCTCCTAATTCCCTTGCTGAAATCAAGAGGACTGACATTGAAGCATAGAATGGGAGCAGGGTTAGTACTCTCATGTTTGGCCATGGTAGTTGCAGCATTGGTAGAGAGGAAGAGAAGGAACGAAGCCATAAAAGAAGGGTTCATAGACAACCCAAAAGGTGTGGTTCACATGTCTGCAATGTGGCTTGTTCCGCAGTATTGCTTAACTGGTTTAGCTGAGGCTCTTAATGCGATTGGACAGATAGAATTCTATTACTCTCAGTTCCCTAAAACAATGTCAAGCATTGCTGTTGCACTCTTCTACCTTGGATTAGGGATGGGGAACCTTGTAGCCAGCATCATTGTTAAGGTTGTGAATGTTGGAACAAGGAGATCAAATGGAGTGAGTTGGTTATCGACCAATCTTAACAGAGGATACTATGATTATTACTATGCGCTGCTCTCTATTCTAAGTTTTATTAATGTCTTGTACTTTCTTTTATGTAGTTGGATTTATGGGAATACTCAAGATATTAATAATTGGGATGATGAACAAGAGGCTGATCATGGCATACACAAAATTTGA